Proteins from one Oryza sativa Japonica Group chromosome 12, ASM3414082v1 genomic window:
- the LOC136351108 gene encoding putative disease resistance protein RGA3 — MNDTIAGLEHLRYIYLSATKESNLSKLFKLCHLEVLQILKIEKENESRSISINLPHLQKLHLPKTTVSRIAQIGSLTTLRELNGFSVKRTDGHKITELKDLRKLQKVIVLDVQNVIDHTEASDAELDKKSDLKVLSLEWCADQASCDGRILNKLVPDSNLKHLVISGYNGTRPPLWMESKYFSNLVYLKLDGCVEWDKLPPFGYLWTLKHLFLKNLPKLEYIASSSYSTVVYGYRDTSPDVLPPHLITFVVKNCLGLSELPSLPFSLRYLDIDRVGMSSLPTMCTHMGRRRVSLVESQLSILNVESCNLLVSLNGFLQEEHCRVLTVLSLVCCHMLISLPDASDFKRMSKLESIRIIECNRLSSLGGLEALSHLKILRIEHCANLVTTSSRLPPASDESTYLKLETLEIDDHQLLAISPIRNLCLTKKLIILEREKMAELPLEWLLQNRSHLEHIEISNAELLKSLPNMHEWHTLRSMLLHNTPLLQSLPLMPPNLWVLDINGCCNELHGECQSGGSEWSKICRIHSCNITPKI, encoded by the coding sequence ATGAACGACACTATTGCTGGGCTTGAGCACTTGAGGTACATCTATCTGTCAGCTACCAAGGAATCTAATCTAAGTAAATTATTTAAGCTCTGTCACCTGGAGGTCCTTCAGATCCTAAAGATTGAGAAAGAAAATGAAAGTAGATCTATAAGTATTAATCTACCTCACTTGCAGAAACTGCATCTTCCTAAAACTACAGTGTCCAGGATCGCTCAGATTGGTAGCCTGACTACTCTTCGAGAGTTGAATGGGTTCAGTGTGAAAAGAACAGATGGCCACAAAATAACTGAGCTGAAGGATTTAAGGAAGCTCCAAAAAGTCATTGTGCTTGATGTCCAAAATGTTATTGATCACACTGAAGCATCTGATGCTGAACTGGATAAGAAATCGGATCTGAAGGTATTGTCTTTGGAATGGTGTGCTGATCAAGCTAGTTGTGATGGTAGGATCCTTAATAAGCTTGTTCCTGACAGTAATCTCAAGCATTTAGTTATTTCTGGATATAACGGCACACGACCTCCATTGTGGATGGAATCTAAGTATTTTTCCAATTTGGTATATCTGAAGCTTGATGGATGTGTGGAATGGGATAAACTTCCTCCATTTGGATATCTATGGACACTAAAGCATCTGTTTTTGAAGAACCTACCGAAATTGGAATATATTGCTAGTTCATCCTACAGCACTGTTGTGTATGGATACAGAGACACCAGTCCTGATGTTCTGCCTCCTCATCTGATCACTTTTGTTGTGAAGAATTGCCTGGGCCTGTCAGAGCTACCCAGTTTACCTTTTAGTCTGAGGTATTTGGACATAGATAGAGTTGGAATGTCAAGTCTGCCAACCATGTGTACTCATATGGGGCGAAGACGTGTTTCTTTGGTGGAGTCACAGCTCTCTATTTTGAATGTTGAGTCTTGCAATCTTCTGGTTTCTCTAAATGGGTTCTTACAAGAGGAACATTGCAGAGTTCTCACTGTCTTAAGCCTGGTCTGTTGCCACATGTTGATCTCCCTTCCTGATGCATCAGATTTCAAAAGGATGTCTAAATTGGAGAGCATTAGAATCATTGAATGTAACAGGTTGTCTTCCTTGGGTGGACTAGAAGCCCTTTCTCATCTTAAAATACTGAGGATAGAGCATTGTGCCAACTTGGTTACTACGTCATCAAGGCTTCCTCCAGCATCAGATGAAAGTACTTATCTTAAGCTTGAAACACTTGAAATTGATGACCATCAGTTACTTGCTATAAGCCCAATAAGAAATCTGTGCCTTACGAAAAAACTTATCAtattagagagagaaaaaatggcTGAGTTGCCTTTAGAATGGCTGTTACAGAATAGATCTCACCTAGAGCATATAGAAATAAGCAACGCGGAACTGTTGAAGTCTTTGCCTAATATGCATGAATGGCACACTCTACGAAGCATGCTTCTGCATAACACTCCACTTCTTCAGTCGCTCCCACTGATGCCCCCAAACCTGTGGGTCCTTGACATCAACGGCTGTTGCAATGAGTTGCATGGGGAATGCCAGTCTGGTGGTTCTGAGTGGTCAAAGATTTGTCGGATCCATAGTTGTAACATTACCCCCAAAATATGA
- the LOC4352327 gene encoding putative disease resistance RPP13-like protein 1 produces the protein MAEAAAVFAGKAVVQPAITYLVKKIVDRIPDGDLCKRLQQKLPFVEAILYAVDRQQTLSNPSLSEVVWQLRDAIQEAEDALDTLEFLDLKSSANNRSKVSLSSLLSSISRKFHVADSSRATENLKDALKNLDAVLDNAGRSLPAIYPSSCSHGKAHIQDSASIQEVTKELRTTIFGRLKEKDAIIDWLGVLTPNIRDQKLSLCAIVGAGGMGKTTLAQFVCQDKKVQDHFANKIIWADVSKIFDPKVLVRKISGSFNRYKASADGLDTIMTDKFLLVLDDARDDAQSERWQQFLDLIRKNAPMGGKILLTTQIRPVANAVEGQMPPDTYKCLELGGLDQENTLKLFNHHAFGDLSPSDCFELQLIGEQIARKLKGCPLLARTIGRHLQGNTDHARWNTILNHDIHKVDDVATEIKKVLRLSYESLSNEVQVCFRYCSIFPPHYKFKMEEMVEMWVSSGLILQREDGINNREDIAIQYFNTLGKNHSFHLYPEN, from the coding sequence ATGGCGGAAGCTGCAGCTGTTTTCGCCGGGAAGGCCGTAGTGCAGCCGGCCATCACCTACCTCGTCAAAAAGATTGTCGATCGCATTCCCGACGGGGATCTGTGCAAGAGGCTGCAGCAGAAGCTGCCCTTTGTTGAAGCGATCCTCTACGCTGTTGATCGGCAGCAGACACTGAGCAATCCAAGTTTGTCTGAGGTGGTGTGGCAGCTCAGGGATGCCATCCAGGAGGCCGAAGATGCGCTCGATACACTGGAGTTCTTGGACCTCAAGAGCAGCGCCAATAATCGCAGCAAGGTGAGCTTATCATCCCTTTTGAGTAGCATCAGCAGGAAATTCCATGTTGCTGACTCCAGTAGAGCAACGGAGAATCTGAAAGATGCACTCAAGAATTTAGATGCAGTCCTTGACAATGCAGGGAGATCCCTCCCGGCCATATATCCCAGCTCGTGCTCTCATGGTAAAGCGCACATCCAAGATTCTGCCAGCATACAGGAGGTCACAAAAGAGTTGAGAACAACTATATTTGGTCGGCTCAAGGAAAAGGATGCAATAATCGATTGGCTCGGTGTTCTAACTCCAAATATTAGAGATCAAAAGCTCTCATTGTGTGCAATTGTTGGTGCTGGTGGTATGGGGAAAACAACACTTGCCCAGTTTGTCTGTCAAGATAAGAAGGTTCAAGATCATTTTGCTAACAAAATCATATGGGCAGACGTATCTAAGATCTTTGATCCTAAAGTGTTGGTGAGGAAGATCTCGGGATCATTCAACAGGTACAAAGCTAGCGCTGATGGCTTGGACACCATTATGACTGACAAATTTCTACTGGTCTTAGACGATGCACGGGATGATGCACAAAGTGAACGATGGCAACAATTTTTAGATCTAATCAGAAAAAATGCCCCAATGGGAGGTAAAATCTTGCTCACGACCCAAATAAGGCCAGTGGCTAATGCTGTTGAAGGCCAGATGCCTCCAGATACATATAAATGTTTGGAGCTGGGTGGTTTAGATCAAGAGAACACTCTGAAGCTCTTCAATCATCATGCGTTTGGTGACTTGAGTCCCAGTGACTGCTTCGAGCTTCAATTGATTGGTGAACAGATTGCCAGAAAACTCAAAGGATGCCCTTTGTTAGCAAGAACAATTGGCCGGCATCTACAAGGAAACACAGATCATGCCAGATGGAACACCATCTTAAATCACGATATCCACAAAGTTGATGATGTTGCCACTGAAATCAAGAAAGTTCTCAGACTGAGTTACGAAAGCCTGAGTAATGAAGTGCAGGTTTGCTTCCGGTACTGCAGCATATTTCCACCTCATTACAAGTTCAAGATGGAAGAGATGGTTGAGATGTGGGTGAGTTCAGGACTGATATTGCAAAGAGAGGATGGCATAAATAACCGGGAAGATATTGCTATACAGTACTTCAATACTCTAGGGAAAAATCATTCTTTTCACTTGTACCCAGAGAACTGA
- the LOC107276949 gene encoding putative disease resistance protein RGA4, with protein MDDGVYHCQVNWAVNLAMPLVDKAFSYMDGVNQDRKEKLLQGLSVVRNDHSYPRYRFTVDHPRETNLLRAVADLEDAIDDVEHRKLQEVRDPILHNFNKHFVPSGNSLEFAIRRLEDAVVMLEKDAPFYPSIGFVSPRGNLYYKYNENRMVLFGREREQQQIVQWLIEEPQPISINHPVSIFAIVGMAGMGKTELARLAYEDSKVRLNFDSCTWVSLHGNFSAEAITRAIVASITGRLAMLQTTIATDNIRDNKLLLVLDDAWDDTSLEEWKSMADSLKDCKPGSRILLTTQMQSVVDIAEDGIGVKADCVKLGELDEVDNLKLFETCLLSDGRSEDYADFALIGEQIAKRIGGCPLLTAMVASQLSCNMNPQHWNTVLQEGWQYVAGFDFLFTSYNRLPTELQNCFRYCSIFPKGHRFDKLELVNMWIGSGLIPLSPLEREFDVAKRLISLSSSEKRDADVGRQLLPLSQSGKTAVDLGEQYFDALVKKSFFCPMLEAEPSNGDQKEYYVLHSLMHDLAQFVSQGECARVDNDDFQNVMPMTRHLSIVHCGNLNQIPRLKYLRTLIIQSEFYLDQESELALRYVLQCSRHLRLLYLRGPSLSPELCELNTLTHLRYLFLFSCVGSIINHVRGLDHLQVLKINYFTNDEEEYFNYIHKLQSLHCLHVPENIMLSKILQIGMLTSLQELHGIGVAENDGHSMSVLSNLTGLCRLSLRNLQNVRNCKESMDIKIKDMRQMRFLSLSWNKYLNDPENLDHQIIDSLEPNKEIQQLHIHGYSGVRLPIWIENPSLIHLVSLELECCMKWKSMPSFQKLSSLKYLKLEHLLQLECIGTVKKEQFGNNEPENVLPPFLKTLIIRWCSSLKNLPSIPCTLHQLIIKHVGLAVLPMIHQSYTGTRESSFSSSSVKSCLVLLHIECCEDLTSLDKGLLEKQQYLQSLKTLLVRHCENLRHLPANGLTELHHLTSLEIVACPMLRNVEAKGNLWPMSLKKLDINPCGHIEDSVLMSLQDLTSLRSFTLFSCCNIEKLPSEEVFRTLKNLNDVSIARCKNLLSLGGLGAAPSLRVLSILCCDKIHHLYSEQAGCSFKLRKLEVDREAMLLVEPIRSLKYTMELHIGDDHAMESLPEEWLLQNASSLRLIEIGVAKNLQALPAQMENLELLQGLHIERAPAIKVLPQLPASLNKLTIWGCDPRFLERYETNVGSDWVKIKDIAHVDMKAYSEDSSDDDDKIQYFDDSTTNPSPRFVVID; from the exons ATGGATGATGGAGTATATCACTGCCAAGTGAATTGGGCGGTGAACCTTGCCATGCCGTTGGTGGACAAAGCCTTCTCCTACATGGATGGCGTCAACCAGGATAGGAAAGAGAAGCTGTTGCAGGGTCTCTCAGTAGTACGAAATGACCATAGCTATCCGCGGTACCGATTTACCGTTGATCATCCACGAGAGACGAACCTTTTGCGCGCTGTTGCGGATCTGGAGGACGCAATCGACGATGTCGAGCACAGAAAGCTGCAAGAGGTTCGTGATCCCATACTTCACAACTTTAACAAGCATTTTGTGCCTTCTGGCAATAGCCTGGAATTTGCTATCCGGCGGTTAGAAGATGCTGTCGTTATGTTAGAAAAAGATGCGCCATTCTACCCATCCATTGGTTTTGTCAGTCCACGTGGTAATCTCTATTACAAATACAATGAGAACCGCATGGTATTGTTTGGTAGAGAAAGAGAGCAGCAACAGATAGTGCAGTGGTTGATTGAAGAGCCTCAACCTATTAGCATAAACCATCCTGTCTCCATATTTGCAATAGTAGGTATGGCAGGCATGGGGAAGACAGAACTTGCTCGTCTTGCTTATGAGGACTCGAAAGTTCGATTGAATTTTGACTCATGTACCTGGGTGTCACTGCATGGTAATTTTAGTGCAGAAGCAATAACAAGGGCTATAGTGGCATCAATTACCGGAAGACTTGCTATGCTGCAGACCACGATTGCTACTGATAATATCAGAGACAATAAGCTTCTACTTGTTCTGGATGATGCCTGGGATGATACTAGTCTGGAGGAGTGGAAATCAATGGCAGATTCTCTAAAAGATTGCAAACCTGGGAGCAGGATCCTATTGACGACTCAAATGCAATCAGTAGTGGACATTGCAGAAGATGGCATAGGAGTTAAAGCTGACTGTGTGAAATTGGGTGAACTTGATGAAGTTGACAATCTCAAGCTCTTTGAAACTTGTTTGCTTTCtgatgggcgttctgaagattATGCTGATTTCGCATTGATTGGTGAACAGATAGCAAAACGGATTGGTGGATGCCCTCTACTAACGGCTATGGTTGCTTCACAGTTGAGTTGCAATATGAATCCCCAACACTGGAACACCGTACTTCAAGAAGGCTGGCAGTATGTAGCGGGATTTGACTTTCTTTTTACTAGTTACAACCGTCTACCTACGGAGCTACAAAATTGCTTTAGATATTGCAGTATATTTCCAAAGGGACACAGATTTGACAAGTTGGAATTGGTAAACATGTGGATTGGTTCTGGATTGATACCTCTCAGCCCACTGGAAAGAGAGTTTGATGTGGCGAAACGATTGATATCTCTCAGCTCATCAGAAAAACGGGATGCTGATGTGGGGAGGCAATTGTTACCTCTCAGCCAATCGGGAAAAACGGCTGTTGATTTGGGGGAACAATACTTCGATGCATTGGTTAAAAAATCATTCTTCTGCCCTATGCTAGAAGCAGAACCTTCTAATGGAGATCAGAAAGAATATTATGTCTTGCATAGTTTAATGCATGACTTGGCACAATTTGTCTCACAAGGTGAATGTGCGAGAGTAGATAACGATGATTTCCAGAATGTCATGCCGATGACCAGACACTTGTCAATTGTACATTGTGGCAATTTAAACCAGATCCCCCGTTTGAAGTATTTGCGGACTCTTATCATACAAAGTGAGTTCTATCTGGATCAAGAATCTGAACTTGCTCTCCGATATGTTCTGCAGTGTTCTAGACACTTGCGTCTGCTATACCTGCGTGGGCCATCCCTTTCACCTGAACTTTGTGAACTCAACACTCTAACTCATCTCCgttatctctttttattttcatGTGTTGGATCTATAATTAACCATGTGCGTGGACTCGATCATCTGCAAGTGCTCAAGATCAATTACTTCACtaatgatgaagaagaatactTCAATTACATACATAAATTACAGTCATTGCATTGTCTCCATGTTCCTGAAAATATTATGTTATCCAAGATCCTTCAAATTGGGATGTTAACCTCGCTTCAGGAGTTACATGGAATTGGGGTTGCTGAAAATGATGGTCACAGTATGAGTGTGCTGAGTAATTTAACTGGCCTATGTCGACTCAGCCTAAGAAATCTCCAAAATGTTAGGAACTGTAAAGAGTCTATGGATATCAAAATAAAGGACATGAGACAGATGAGATTTTTGTCTCTGTCATGGAACAAATACTTGAATGATCCAGAGAATCTTGATCATCAAATCATTGACAGCCTGGAAccaaacaaagaaattcagcaGTTGCATATACATGGATATAGTGGAGTCCGACTTCCGATTTGGATTGAGAATCCATCGCTCATCCATTTGGTCTCACTTGAGCTTGAATGTTGCATGAAATGGAAGAGCATGCCGTCATTTCAGAAGCTAAGTTCACTGAAGTATCTCAAGTTGGAACACCTTTTACAGTTAGAATGCATAGGTACAGTGAAAAAGGAGCAATTTGGGAACAATGAACCAGAGAATGTTCTCCCTCCATTTCTCAAAACTCTCATCATTCGGTGGTGCTCTAGCCTGAAAAATCTCCCGTCAATACCTTGTACCCTTCATCAATTAATAATAAAGCATGTTGGGCTTGCTGTTCTGCCGATGATACATCAAAGTTATACTGGTACGCGTGAATCATCATTCTCGTCATCATCAGTAAAGTCATGTCTTGTTCTTTTGCACATTGAATGTTGTGAAGATTTGACTTCTCTGGATAAAGGTCTTCTGGAGAAGCAGCAATATCTTCAGTCCCTCAAGACATTACTTGTGAGACATTGTGAAAACCTAAGACATCTGCCTGCAAATGGTTTAACAGAATTACATCACCTGACTTCCCTAGAAATAGTTGCATGCCCAATGCTGAGGAATGTTGAGGCCAAAGGCAACCTGTGGCCTATGTCACTCAAGAAGTTGGACATCAATCCATGTGGTCATATTGAGGATTCAGTTCTCATGTCACTGCAAGACCTCACATCCCTCAGAAGTTTTACACTGTTCAGCTGCTGTAACATAGAGAAACTTCCATCAGAGGAAGTGTTTAGGACTCTGAAAAATCTGAATGATGTTTCCATAGCAAGATGCAAAAACTTGTTATCCTTGGGTGGTCTTGGAGCTGCTCCATCCTTGAGAGTTCTATCAATCCTATGTTGTGACAAGATCCATCATTTATATTCTGAACAAGCTGGTTGCTCCTTTAAGCTGCGTAAGCTCGAAGTTGATCGTGAAGCGATGTTGCTAGTGGAGCCAATAAGGAGTCTCAAGTACACTATGGAGCTGCACATCGGTGATGATCATGCGATGGAGTCCTTGCCTGAGGAGTGGTTGCTACAGAATGCTTCTTCGCTCCGTTTGATCGAGATAGGGGTTGCTAAGAATCTGCAGGCCCTACCTGCTCAGATGGAAAATTTGGAATTACTACAGGGCTTGCATATCGAAAGAGCCCCTGCAATTAAGGTCCTCCCACAGCTACCAGCTTCACTTAATAAGCTGACAATCTGGGGCTGTGACCCAAGGTTTCTGGAGCGCTATGAAACTAATGTTGGTTCAGACTGGGTCAAAATCAAAGACATTGCTCATGTGGATATGAAGGCctactccgaag ATTCAAGCGACGATGATGATAAGATTCAATATTTTGATGACAGCACCACCAATCCTTCCCCCCGATTTGTTGTCATAGACTAA